The following are encoded in a window of Palaemon carinicauda isolate YSFRI2023 chromosome 31, ASM3689809v2, whole genome shotgun sequence genomic DNA:
- the LOC137625061 gene encoding uncharacterized protein: protein MEKLKKTRTTCRGWVTRASKALSDLLESSTTTISQFEYAIKEYNQRLAKLDEVQEAIEIEVAEEELEQLLDEAHEFRTVSVQPRIQAEDQIRKLAAAACPGSKAGSISGQSSSRESDITNVKLPKLELPKFSGEVTQWQSFWDQYNSHIDATDLPVISKFTYLLSLLEGDARNVVKGLAHTSANYQVACKLLKERYYKPERIIFAHVQALLNGEVNINVSGPKGVAQLWKLRDDILIHIRSLVALGITGKQCEVFLTPIILSRLPSELRLEWARDGDGHESDLDWLLTFLDKEILRLERSEAFKGKSSVEVKKIENKSSKDKVYSAAALHASSKQENTMCSFCAKKHKSENCYGVLELSGKERGEKIRSLGLCFKCLKSGHMSRDCKARTRCTKCNGALLP, encoded by the coding sequence ATGGAGAAGTTAAAGAAGACTAGGACTACATGTAGAGGGTGGGTGACAAGAGCTTCCAAGGCACTGAGTGACCTTCTGGAGTCTTCCACCACAACTATTAGTCAATTTGAGTATGCTATCAAGGAATACAACCAGAGACTAGCTAAGTTGGATGAAGTCCAAGAAGCAATAGAAATTGAGGTAGCTGAAGAAGAACTAGAACAACTTCTGGATGAAGCCCATGAGTTTAGAACAGTAAGTGTGCAGCCTAGGATAcaagctgaagaccagataaggaAGTTAGCAGCAGCAGCATGTCCTGGTTCTAAAGCTGGCAGTATAAGTGGACAGTCTTCATCTCGAGAGTCAGATATCACCAATGTCAAGCTACCCAAGCTGGAGCTACCGAAGTTTAGTGGTGAAGTGACCCAATGGCAGTCCTTCTGGGATCAATATAATTCCCACATCGATGCAACAGACCTTCCAGTGATCAGTAAGTTCACTTATTTGCTGTCTTTGCTGGAGGGAGATGCCAGGAATGTAGTGAAGGGACTAGCTCATACCAGTGCTAATTACCAGGTTGCCTGCAAACTACTGAAGGAACGCTACTACAAGCCAGAAAGGATTATTTTTGCTCATGTCCAGGCATTGTTAAATGGTGAGGTCAACATTAATGTCAGCGGACCCAAGGGTGTGGCACAGCTCTGGAAATTACGAGATGACATTCTAATTCACATCCGCAGTTTGGTGGCGCTAGGCATCACAGGAAAACAATGTGAAGTGTTTCTTACACCTATCATCCTCTCCCGTTTGCCAAGTGAACTGCGGCTAGAGTGGGCCAGGGATGGTGATGGACATGAGAGTGATTTAGATTGGTTATTGACATTCTTAGACAAGGAAATTTTAAGATTAGAAAGGTCTGAAGCCTTTAAGGGAAAGAGCAGTGttgaagtaaagaaaattgaaaataagagttcTAAAGACAAGGTGTATTCAGCCGCAGCCCTTCATGCTTCGTCCAAGCAAGAAAACACAATGTGCAGTTTCTGTGCCAAGAAACACAAATCAGAAAACTGTTATGGTGTGCTAGAATTGAGTGGAAAGGAGCGAGGTGAAAAAATAAGAAGTTTAGGCCTATGTTTCAAGTGTTTGAAGAGTGGACACATGTCAAGAGACTGTAAAGCTCGTACAAGGTGTACAAAGTGTAACGGTGCCCTTCTACCTTAA